A region from the Salicibibacter cibarius genome encodes:
- the rpsO gene encoding 30S ribosomal protein S15, whose protein sequence is MAISQARKQELVDTYKVHDSDTGSPEVQIAILTEQIVELNEHLRTHNKDHHSRRGLLKMVGKRRNLLTYLRNKDITRYRDIIRKLGLRR, encoded by the coding sequence ATGGCTATTAGTCAAGCACGTAAACAAGAACTTGTCGATACGTATAAAGTGCACGATTCGGATACCGGATCTCCGGAAGTTCAAATCGCTATCCTTACGGAACAAATCGTCGAATTGAACGAGCATTTGCGCACCCATAACAAAGATCACCATTCACGTCGCGGTTTGCTCAAAATGGTCGGGAAGCGCCGAAACTTGCTCACGTATCTGCGAAACAAAGATATTACAAGGTATCGTGATATTATCCGCAAGCTGGGACTACGTCGATAA
- the pnp gene encoding polyribonucleotide nucleotidyltransferase, producing the protein MEEEQQIFSLDVGGRTMSFEIGKLAKQANGAVLVKYGDSVVLTTATGSKEPKDLPFFPLTVNYEERLYAAGKIPGGFIKREGRPSEAATLTSRLIDRPIRPLFPDGFRNDLQVISTVMSVDQDASPEMAAMVGSSLALSVSDLPFAGPVAGVDIGLVDGEFVVNPTSAQAELSEMELTVAGTKEAINMVEAGANEVAEEKMLEAILFAHEEIKRIVAFQEEIVAKIGKEKMEVTLKQPDVDLETDVRHQAEGQLKEAVLVKEKHARDVAIKEVEASILANFDDDYHEDVKEILQSLLKNEFRRLITKENIRPDGRGREDIRDLSSEVQLLPRTHGSGLFTRGQTQALSVCTLGALGDVQIIDGLGEEESKRFMHHYNFPPFSVGETGPMRAPGRREIGHGALGERALERVIPDEDAFPYTIRLVSEVLESNGSSSQASICASTLAMMDAGVPIKSPVAGIAMGLVKEDEDVTVLTDIQGMEDALGDMDFKVAGTSEGITALQMDIKIEGITREVLKEALDQARNARMQVLKSMLDVISTSRPELSAYAPKILTMHIKPDKIRDVIGPSGKMINQIIEDTGVKIDIEQDGTVYISSTDASANEKAKKTIEDIVREVEVGQTYEGKVKRIEKFGAFVELFKGRDGLVHISQLAKERVNKVEDVVKIGDTINVKVTEIDNQGRVNLSRKVLLNEE; encoded by the coding sequence ATGGAAGAAGAACAACAAATATTTTCCCTTGATGTCGGCGGCCGCACGATGTCTTTTGAAATTGGCAAACTTGCCAAACAGGCGAATGGCGCGGTACTTGTAAAGTATGGCGATAGTGTCGTGCTCACCACCGCGACCGGCTCGAAAGAACCAAAAGACTTGCCATTCTTCCCATTAACGGTGAATTATGAAGAGCGTTTGTATGCAGCCGGAAAAATTCCCGGCGGATTTATTAAACGGGAAGGAAGGCCATCGGAAGCCGCTACATTAACGAGTAGGCTTATCGACCGACCGATTCGTCCGTTGTTCCCCGATGGTTTCCGAAATGATCTCCAAGTGATCAGTACGGTGATGAGCGTGGATCAGGACGCATCTCCGGAAATGGCGGCAATGGTTGGGTCTTCCTTGGCACTTTCGGTATCGGATCTACCGTTTGCAGGCCCTGTCGCCGGCGTGGATATTGGTCTTGTGGACGGGGAGTTCGTCGTTAACCCGACAAGCGCGCAAGCGGAATTAAGCGAAATGGAATTAACGGTAGCGGGAACGAAAGAAGCCATTAACATGGTTGAAGCGGGTGCAAACGAAGTAGCCGAAGAAAAGATGTTGGAAGCCATTTTATTTGCCCATGAGGAAATTAAAAGAATTGTCGCTTTTCAAGAAGAAATCGTCGCTAAAATAGGCAAAGAGAAGATGGAAGTGACGTTGAAACAACCGGATGTTGATTTGGAAACAGACGTCCGGCATCAAGCGGAGGGACAATTGAAAGAAGCTGTGCTCGTCAAAGAAAAACATGCCCGTGATGTTGCCATTAAAGAGGTGGAAGCATCCATCCTCGCCAACTTTGACGACGACTATCATGAAGATGTAAAGGAAATTTTGCAAAGCCTTCTCAAAAACGAATTTCGCCGTTTGATTACGAAAGAAAATATTCGCCCCGATGGACGAGGCCGGGAAGACATTCGGGATCTTTCTTCCGAAGTTCAGCTTTTGCCACGTACTCACGGATCGGGATTATTCACGCGCGGGCAAACACAAGCTCTCAGCGTTTGTACGTTGGGTGCCCTCGGAGACGTACAAATCATCGATGGTCTCGGCGAGGAAGAATCGAAACGGTTTATGCACCATTACAATTTTCCGCCCTTTAGCGTGGGGGAAACAGGCCCGATGCGAGCACCCGGACGCCGGGAAATCGGACACGGCGCGCTTGGCGAGCGGGCATTGGAAAGAGTGATTCCCGATGAGGACGCGTTTCCGTATACGATCCGACTCGTTTCCGAAGTGTTGGAATCCAACGGTTCCTCATCACAGGCCAGCATTTGCGCGAGTACACTCGCGATGATGGATGCCGGTGTTCCAATCAAATCACCGGTTGCCGGAATTGCCATGGGGCTTGTCAAAGAAGATGAGGACGTAACCGTGTTAACCGATATCCAAGGAATGGAAGACGCTCTCGGGGACATGGACTTTAAAGTGGCCGGAACCTCCGAAGGGATAACCGCTTTGCAAATGGACATTAAGATCGAAGGAATCACTCGTGAAGTGTTGAAAGAAGCCTTGGATCAAGCCCGTAATGCCCGTATGCAAGTGTTAAAAAGCATGCTCGATGTGATCAGCACATCACGGCCGGAATTGTCCGCTTACGCACCGAAAATTCTCACGATGCATATTAAGCCGGACAAAATTCGCGATGTGATCGGACCGAGCGGGAAAATGATTAATCAGATTATCGAAGATACAGGCGTGAAAATTGATATTGAACAAGACGGCACCGTCTATATTTCTTCAACGGATGCAAGCGCGAACGAAAAAGCGAAAAAGACGATCGAAGATATCGTCCGCGAAGTTGAAGTCGGGCAAACCTACGAAGGCAAAGTGAAACGCATTGAGAAATTCGGGGCATTCGTGGAATTGTTCAAAGGAAGGGACGGACTCGTCCACATTTCCCAACTGGCGAAAGAGCGTGTGAACAAAGTAGAAGATGTTGTAAAGATCGGGGACACGATTAACGTGAAAGTCACGGAAATCGATAATCAAGGGCGCGTAAATCTATCCCGAAAAGTGTTGCTAAACGAAGAATAA
- the nusA gene encoding transcription termination factor NusA, whose translation MNSDFLDALTTLEEDKGIEKEIVLEAIESALISAYKRNFSQAPNVRVDINRDNGEIKVYARKQVVEEVFDHRLEITIEAAREISMHYELDDVVEIEVTPKDFGRIAAQTAKQVVTQRVREAERGIIYSEFIDREEDIMTGIVQRQDHRFIYVDLGKVEAILPQSEQMPNETYAHNDRIKSYITKVEKTTKGPQIMISRTHPGLLKRLFELEVPEIYDGTVEIRSVSREAGDRSKISVYAEDPDVDPVGSCVGQRGQRVQAIVNELKGEKIDIVHYSNNPVNYIGNALSPSNVLDVQVDEESKSTLVIVPDYQLSLAIGKRGQNARLAAKLTGWKVDIKSLSEAEEKGIYDPATARVPGEDEGEEDNTREDEIEDEDVYEDEDIEDVLDDELDEKLPETETVEEKEE comes from the coding sequence ATGAACAGCGACTTTTTAGATGCTTTGACGACATTGGAGGAGGATAAAGGCATCGAAAAGGAAATCGTGCTCGAAGCGATTGAATCCGCGTTGATATCGGCTTATAAGCGAAATTTCAGCCAAGCGCCGAATGTACGTGTTGACATCAACCGTGACAATGGCGAAATTAAAGTGTATGCACGCAAACAAGTGGTTGAAGAAGTCTTCGATCACAGGCTGGAGATTACCATCGAAGCCGCTAGAGAAATAAGCATGCATTATGAGCTTGATGATGTTGTCGAAATTGAAGTAACACCGAAAGATTTCGGGAGAATAGCCGCGCAGACCGCAAAACAAGTCGTTACCCAGCGGGTGCGCGAAGCGGAGCGGGGCATCATTTACTCAGAGTTTATCGATCGGGAAGAAGATATTATGACTGGGATCGTCCAACGCCAGGATCATCGCTTTATCTATGTTGATTTAGGGAAAGTGGAAGCCATCCTTCCGCAAAGCGAACAGATGCCGAATGAAACCTACGCGCATAACGACCGGATCAAGTCTTATATTACGAAAGTGGAAAAAACGACAAAGGGTCCGCAAATTATGATTTCACGTACCCATCCGGGTCTTTTAAAGCGATTATTTGAACTTGAAGTTCCGGAAATATATGATGGAACTGTTGAGATTCGATCAGTGTCACGAGAAGCGGGGGACCGGTCAAAGATTTCCGTTTACGCTGAAGATCCCGACGTTGATCCGGTTGGTTCTTGTGTCGGGCAGCGCGGACAACGCGTTCAAGCGATAGTTAATGAATTGAAAGGCGAAAAAATCGATATCGTTCATTATTCCAATAACCCTGTCAACTACATCGGAAACGCCTTAAGCCCTTCGAATGTGCTCGACGTTCAAGTCGATGAGGAATCGAAAAGCACCCTCGTTATCGTCCCGGATTACCAATTGTCGCTTGCCATTGGAAAGCGCGGGCAAAACGCGCGGTTGGCAGCGAAGTTGACGGGCTGGAAAGTTGATATCAAAAGCCTATCGGAAGCAGAAGAGAAAGGAATATATGATCCGGCAACCGCTCGTGTGCCCGGCGAAGATGAAGGAGAAGAGGATAACACCCGGGAAGACGAGATCGAAGATGAAGACGTGTATGAAGATGAAGATATAGAAGATGTTTTGGATGACGAACTTGATGAAAAGCTGCCGGAAACCGAGACCGTAGAGGAGAAAGAAGAATGA
- the rimP gene encoding ribosome maturation factor RimP, which produces MSKNVKENVATIAKPILDDLNMELVDVEYKKEGKNWVLRMFIDHPDGVGLEECSLVSERMSQKLDEEDPIEGFYYLEVSSPGAERPLKNAKDFQEAIGKNVYLKTYEHVDGRKTFTGELTAYEDGEITINIREKARTITFHVPERLIANARLSVL; this is translated from the coding sequence ATGTCAAAAAACGTGAAAGAAAACGTGGCGACGATCGCGAAACCCATTCTTGATGACCTCAACATGGAACTTGTCGATGTGGAATATAAAAAAGAAGGAAAAAACTGGGTATTACGTATGTTTATTGACCATCCGGATGGTGTAGGACTTGAGGAATGCAGCCTCGTCAGTGAACGGATGAGTCAAAAATTGGACGAAGAAGACCCAATAGAGGGATTTTATTATTTGGAAGTAAGTTCTCCGGGGGCGGAACGGCCGCTAAAAAACGCCAAGGATTTTCAGGAAGCTATCGGTAAGAACGTCTATCTCAAGACGTACGAGCATGTTGATGGCAGAAAAACGTTTACGGGAGAACTCACTGCTTATGAAGATGGAGAAATAACGATCAACATTCGTGAAAAGGCAAGGACCATTACTTTCCATGTGCCGGAGCGCCTGATTGCAAATGCACGATTGTCCGTATTATAA
- the infB gene encoding translation initiation factor IF-2, with translation MAKMRVYEYAKSINKSSKEVVADLKAKNINVSNHMSVINDEQIKQLEQNQTTGKKDGSMGKNENQNQTKEKQSNASTRSQNQNNHKKAHQQTKQDKRSNGQKRQRPGGQRAGNQGPGRRGKGNKNQKRRAKETPKTPEKITFAGSLTVAELAEKLHKETSELIKKLMGLGVMATKNEALDKASIELIADDYGVKVEEEEIVDPLDIERYEEEDDPANLEERAPVVTIMGHVDHGKTTLLDGIRKTKVTDTEAGGITQHIGAYQVEEGGKRVTFLDTPGHAAFTTMRARGAQATDITILVVAADDGVMPQTVEALNHAKAAEVPIIVAVNKMDKENANPDRVMQELTEYELVPEAWGGETIFVNVSAVKGEGIDELLEMILLVAEVEELKANPEKRAQGTVVEAELDKGRGPVATLLVQGGTMNVGDPIVVGYTHGRIRAMMNDVGRRVKTAGPSTPVEITGLNDVPQAGDQFLVFADEKKAKQIGEGRAVRAKEAQRRQTSRVSLDDLYNQLQEGEIKEINIIVKADVQGSVEAVRGSLEKIDVAGAKVNIIHTGVGAVTESDVILASASNAVIIGFNVRPGANAKRTAEVEDVDVRLYRVIYDAIEEIEAAMKGLLDPEYEEKVIGHVEVRQLFKVSRIGTIAGSYVTDGKVTRDSNVRVLRDGVVIFDGKISALKRFKDDVREVSNNYECGITLENFNDLKEGDTMEAYVMEEVPRT, from the coding sequence ATGGCAAAAATGCGAGTATATGAATACGCCAAGTCCATTAATAAATCAAGCAAAGAAGTCGTTGCGGACTTAAAGGCGAAAAATATAAACGTGAGCAACCATATGTCTGTGATTAATGACGAACAAATCAAACAGCTAGAGCAAAATCAAACAACAGGGAAAAAGGATGGGAGTATGGGGAAAAACGAAAATCAAAACCAAACAAAAGAAAAACAATCGAACGCTTCAACACGGTCCCAAAACCAAAATAACCATAAAAAAGCCCATCAACAAACGAAACAAGATAAAAGAAGTAATGGGCAAAAGCGCCAACGTCCCGGCGGGCAGCGCGCAGGAAACCAAGGACCCGGCAGAAGAGGCAAAGGCAATAAAAATCAAAAAAGGCGCGCAAAAGAAACGCCGAAAACGCCTGAAAAAATTACGTTTGCCGGAAGCTTAACCGTTGCGGAATTGGCTGAGAAATTACACAAAGAAACGTCCGAACTCATCAAAAAGCTCATGGGCTTAGGCGTCATGGCGACGAAAAACGAAGCCCTTGACAAAGCCTCCATCGAGTTGATTGCCGATGATTATGGCGTGAAAGTGGAAGAAGAAGAAATCGTCGATCCGCTGGATATTGAACGTTATGAGGAAGAGGACGACCCCGCGAACCTCGAAGAAAGAGCTCCGGTCGTTACAATCATGGGACACGTGGACCACGGGAAAACCACCTTGCTAGATGGTATCCGCAAGACGAAGGTCACCGATACGGAAGCCGGCGGCATTACCCAACACATCGGTGCTTATCAAGTGGAAGAAGGGGGAAAAAGGGTTACCTTTCTTGATACTCCCGGCCACGCGGCATTCACGACGATGCGTGCCCGCGGCGCGCAGGCGACCGACATCACCATTCTCGTCGTCGCTGCTGATGATGGGGTCATGCCGCAAACGGTGGAGGCATTGAACCATGCAAAAGCAGCGGAAGTGCCCATTATCGTAGCCGTAAACAAAATGGATAAAGAAAATGCGAATCCCGATCGTGTCATGCAAGAATTAACGGAATATGAGCTCGTCCCGGAAGCATGGGGCGGGGAGACGATCTTTGTTAACGTTTCGGCCGTGAAAGGCGAAGGCATCGATGAGCTCCTCGAAATGATCTTGCTCGTCGCGGAAGTGGAAGAGTTAAAAGCCAATCCGGAAAAACGAGCACAAGGAACGGTTGTTGAAGCGGAGCTTGATAAAGGACGGGGGCCGGTTGCAACATTGCTCGTGCAAGGGGGAACGATGAACGTCGGTGACCCTATCGTTGTCGGGTATACGCACGGTCGTATTCGGGCGATGATGAATGATGTCGGTCGACGTGTAAAAACTGCCGGACCGTCGACACCGGTGGAGATTACCGGTTTGAACGACGTACCTCAAGCCGGCGATCAATTTCTCGTATTTGCCGATGAGAAGAAGGCAAAACAAATCGGCGAGGGGCGTGCGGTCCGAGCGAAGGAAGCGCAGCGGCGTCAAACGTCCCGTGTCAGCCTTGATGATTTGTATAACCAACTTCAAGAAGGCGAAATTAAAGAAATCAACATCATCGTTAAAGCGGATGTACAAGGTTCCGTAGAAGCCGTGCGCGGATCTCTTGAGAAAATTGATGTTGCCGGCGCAAAGGTTAATATTATTCATACGGGCGTCGGAGCGGTAACGGAATCGGATGTCATTCTTGCCTCCGCATCCAACGCGGTTATTATCGGCTTCAATGTTCGCCCCGGTGCGAACGCAAAACGGACAGCGGAAGTAGAAGACGTTGACGTGCGTCTCTACCGAGTCATTTATGACGCCATCGAGGAAATTGAAGCTGCCATGAAAGGGCTTCTCGATCCGGAATATGAAGAAAAAGTAATCGGACATGTAGAGGTCCGCCAACTGTTTAAAGTGTCGCGAATCGGAACAATTGCCGGAAGTTATGTCACCGACGGCAAGGTTACGAGGGATTCAAACGTGCGCGTGCTTCGGGACGGTGTCGTTATTTTTGACGGAAAAATTTCGGCACTCAAGCGGTTTAAGGATGATGTTCGGGAAGTCAGCAACAATTATGAATGCGGCATTACGTTGGAGAATTTTAACGACTTGAAAGAAGGAGACACGATGGAAGCTTATGTAATGGAAGAAGTTCCGCGCACATGA
- the rnpM gene encoding RNase P modulator RnpM, with the protein MKKRKTPLRKCIVTGEMKAKKELVRIVRDTDGHVSVDPTGKKNGRGSYISNTEECFVLAKKKDLLSRHLKVNVDEETYERLETERLQINK; encoded by the coding sequence ATGAAAAAGCGTAAAACCCCTTTGCGAAAGTGCATCGTAACCGGTGAAATGAAAGCCAAGAAAGAGCTTGTGCGAATCGTGCGGGACACGGATGGCCATGTATCCGTTGATCCGACCGGAAAGAAGAACGGGCGCGGGTCGTACATTTCAAACACAGAGGAATGTTTCGTGCTTGCCAAAAAGAAAGACCTTTTATCACGGCACTTAAAAGTAAACGTCGATGAAGAGACCTATGAAAGGCTGGAGACGGAACGTCTTCAAATAAACAAATGA
- the rbfA gene encoding 30S ribosome-binding factor RbfA → MSQMRAQRVGEQMKKELSDILMREVKDPRVEFVTVTGVDVTGDLQQATVYVTVMGESEDKEETLKALRQAKGFIRSEIGKRINLRKTPDIEFDFDESIAYGNRIEKLINDLKKED, encoded by the coding sequence ATGAGTCAAATGCGTGCCCAACGGGTCGGTGAACAAATGAAGAAAGAACTGAGCGATATCCTCATGCGGGAAGTGAAAGACCCCCGCGTGGAGTTTGTCACCGTCACAGGCGTTGACGTAACCGGGGATCTTCAGCAAGCCACGGTATATGTTACCGTGATGGGGGAATCCGAAGACAAAGAGGAAACATTGAAGGCGCTCCGCCAAGCGAAAGGATTCATTCGCTCGGAAATCGGCAAGCGCATTAACCTTCGCAAAACCCCGGATATTGAGTTTGATTTTGATGAATCGATTGCTTACGGCAATCGGATTGAAAAACTGATCAATGATCTGAAAAAGGAAGATTAG
- the ribF gene encoding riboflavin biosynthesis protein RibF, protein MEVEYLQAELTADERESRPPIVLALGYFDGVHEGHQKVIRTAIAEAEKRDVEAAVLTFHPHPRTVLSKDYEGTDYPELTPLPVKESRIRELGVHRLIVVTFDKTLSSLSPQQFVDGYILPLHVVHAVAGFDFSYGQYGKGNMETLPSHAHGKFATTAVTKWEREGEKVSSTRIRQHIESGELEQASYLLKRPHTVYGVVVEGDKRGREMGFPTANIALDDTYVLPPIGVFCAYVQIDGTDYPAVCSFGYRPTFHDRQPEPLIEAHLLSFHETIYGKRVQMKWLTMLRPEIKFDSTDALVTQMETDKRAAYRYFEIIPGL, encoded by the coding sequence ATGGAAGTGGAATATTTACAGGCGGAATTAACAGCTGACGAACGCGAATCACGCCCTCCCATCGTGCTAGCGCTTGGATATTTCGATGGGGTTCACGAAGGGCATCAAAAAGTGATTCGGACTGCAATTGCAGAAGCGGAAAAAAGAGACGTCGAGGCTGCTGTATTAACGTTTCATCCTCACCCGCGCACGGTTCTTTCCAAGGATTATGAAGGGACTGATTATCCCGAATTAACCCCTTTGCCGGTAAAAGAATCGCGCATACGTGAATTGGGTGTTCATCGGCTCATTGTCGTCACTTTCGACAAAACACTCTCCTCTCTTTCGCCCCAGCAATTTGTTGATGGTTATATCCTTCCGCTTCATGTCGTTCATGCCGTTGCCGGTTTTGATTTTTCTTATGGTCAATACGGGAAAGGCAACATGGAAACATTACCTTCCCATGCCCATGGAAAATTTGCGACGACAGCTGTTACAAAATGGGAGAGAGAAGGAGAAAAAGTAAGCTCCACCCGTATTCGTCAACATATAGAATCCGGGGAATTGGAGCAAGCAAGCTATTTACTGAAACGCCCCCATACGGTGTATGGGGTAGTCGTGGAAGGAGATAAGCGCGGACGGGAGATGGGGTTCCCGACCGCGAACATAGCGCTCGATGATACCTATGTATTGCCGCCAATCGGAGTGTTCTGCGCGTATGTGCAAATCGATGGAACGGATTACCCGGCTGTATGCAGTTTCGGGTACCGTCCGACGTTTCATGACCGGCAACCGGAGCCACTGATCGAAGCCCATCTTCTTTCTTTTCATGAAACGATTTACGGGAAACGCGTACAGATGAAATGGTTAACGATGCTCCGCCCTGAAATAAAATTCGATTCCACAGACGCACTGGTCACCCAAATGGAAACTGACAAGCGCGCGGCTTATCGTTATTTCGAAATAATCCCCGGTCTATGA
- a CDS encoding polysaccharide deacetylase family protein: MMFKTRFLQLFIGLLVVIVGFTAWQLPHTSEDTVDTWTEEAEELQTEESAEDIRQQIQEAEEAFNEPPIDAFIDDVWKGIPGYNGRTIDVSESYENMKEHDRYAEELLVFRDTVPEVSYEDLPPTPFYKANPNKPMVGFVINVAWGNEHLPTILNELNEQDVQATFFLDGSWVRDYPRIARMIKEEGHEIGNHAYSHRDMASLSSEEIRNELEETNEVIEATLNEHPQWFTPPSGSFRNEVVEIAHELGMYTVLWTVDTIDWQNPDPDAMVERVTNQIHPGATVLMHPTEPTAEGIGAMIEQIRDQDLEIGTISSVMSENRVSGPQRPSEEEEDDELLFNE; the protein is encoded by the coding sequence ATGATGTTTAAAACGAGGTTTTTGCAACTGTTCATAGGCCTTCTCGTTGTCATTGTAGGCTTTACCGCTTGGCAGCTTCCACATACATCGGAGGATACCGTCGATACATGGACAGAAGAAGCAGAAGAGTTGCAGACCGAAGAAAGCGCAGAAGACATTCGCCAGCAGATTCAAGAGGCGGAAGAGGCGTTCAATGAACCTCCCATTGATGCTTTCATTGATGACGTTTGGAAAGGAATTCCCGGTTATAACGGTCGTACGATTGATGTTTCGGAGTCATATGAAAACATGAAAGAACATGACCGTTACGCCGAAGAACTTCTTGTTTTTCGTGATACGGTCCCTGAAGTGTCTTATGAAGATTTGCCACCAACACCATTTTATAAAGCAAACCCGAACAAGCCGATGGTTGGTTTTGTTATAAATGTTGCCTGGGGGAACGAGCATCTTCCGACCATTTTGAACGAGTTAAACGAACAGGATGTACAGGCAACGTTTTTTCTGGATGGATCGTGGGTACGAGACTACCCCAGGATCGCCCGCATGATTAAGGAAGAAGGCCATGAAATAGGCAATCATGCGTATTCCCATCGTGATATGGCTTCTTTATCCTCGGAAGAAATAAGAAATGAATTGGAAGAGACGAATGAAGTGATTGAAGCAACGTTAAATGAACATCCGCAATGGTTTACGCCACCGTCGGGAAGTTTCAGGAATGAAGTGGTGGAAATCGCCCACGAACTGGGCATGTATACTGTGCTATGGACCGTCGATACGATTGATTGGCAAAATCCCGATCCGGATGCTATGGTGGAACGAGTAACGAATCAAATACACCCGGGAGCGACCGTCCTTATGCACCCGACAGAACCGACAGCCGAAGGCATCGGCGCGATGATTGAGCAGATTCGGGATCAGGATTTGGAGATAGGTACGATCTCTTCGGTCATGAGCGAAAATCGGGTGAGCGGACCACAAAGACCATCAGAGGAAGAGGAGGACGATGAGCTATTGTTCAACGAATGA
- a CDS encoding YlxQ family RNA-binding protein, giving the protein MKQDFYRFLGLATRANKVVSGEDTVMRGIKTKRFHLVLISEDASTNTNKQFYDKCSHYHIPIRQAGTRQALGEAIGKRERVVIGITDKGFSEKMIRMLEQ; this is encoded by the coding sequence ATGAAACAGGATTTTTACCGATTTCTCGGGCTTGCTACACGAGCCAATAAGGTTGTTAGCGGTGAAGACACTGTTATGCGAGGCATTAAAACGAAACGATTTCATCTTGTTCTTATTTCCGAGGATGCATCAACAAACACAAACAAACAGTTTTATGATAAATGTAGCCATTATCATATTCCAATCAGGCAAGCGGGAACACGGCAAGCGTTAGGGGAAGCGATCGGAAAACGCGAACGTGTTGTCATCGGCATTACGGATAAAGGATTTTCCGAAAAAATGATCCGGATGCTAGAACAATAG
- the truB gene encoding tRNA pseudouridine(55) synthase TruB, whose translation MNVSGILPLEKPAGMTSHDCVLRARRWFKTREVGHTGTLDPDVTGVLPLCVGRATKLVPILMEGTKAYEGKIALGSATTTEDAAGEVIERKKVSEAITDEELEQTFASLLGEIRQVPPMYSAVKVKGKRLYEYARAGETVERPVRSVTVYAFDQTGNEMWSPDRDHLLIPFSVICSKGTYVRTLAVEVGRRLGYPGHLSLLKRTMSAGIGQNACVSIPEMDERSQNGRAEESLLPVEYVLRDYPHYEVSDRELQKIKNGAVLPANDYPRSKRIVFTKERQTLAIYKPHPRKQGMIKPDVMMEVDVGR comes from the coding sequence ATGAATGTTAGTGGCATTTTGCCGTTGGAAAAACCGGCCGGGATGACTTCACATGATTGTGTGTTGCGCGCCCGCCGCTGGTTCAAAACGCGCGAAGTCGGACATACGGGGACGCTCGATCCGGATGTCACGGGCGTTCTCCCTCTTTGTGTCGGACGGGCGACCAAACTCGTACCTATCTTAATGGAAGGCACGAAGGCGTATGAAGGCAAGATTGCATTGGGAAGCGCGACAACGACGGAAGATGCGGCGGGAGAGGTGATCGAGCGCAAAAAGGTGAGCGAAGCGATTACGGATGAGGAATTGGAACAAACATTCGCATCATTGCTTGGGGAGATACGGCAAGTCCCTCCGATGTATTCGGCGGTAAAGGTCAAAGGCAAACGACTCTATGAGTATGCGCGAGCGGGAGAAACTGTTGAACGCCCGGTCCGCTCGGTTACGGTTTATGCATTTGACCAGACCGGGAATGAAATGTGGTCACCGGACCGGGATCATCTTTTGATCCCTTTTTCGGTTATTTGTTCGAAAGGGACCTACGTACGAACGCTCGCGGTAGAAGTTGGAAGACGCCTCGGGTATCCCGGCCATTTATCGCTGCTAAAAAGAACGATGAGTGCAGGCATCGGGCAAAACGCGTGCGTGAGCATTCCGGAAATGGACGAGCGCTCGCAAAATGGACGTGCCGAGGAATCCCTGTTGCCCGTTGAATATGTACTCCGGGATTACCCTCACTACGAAGTCAGCGACCGGGAATTACAAAAAATCAAAAACGGCGCTGTTCTGCCGGCAAATGATTATCCGCGATCGAAGCGGATCGTGTTTACAAAAGAACGCCAAACCCTTGCGATTTACAAACCGCATCCTCGCAAACAAGGCATGATCAAACCGGATGTAATGATGGAAGTGGATGTGGGGAGATAG
- a CDS encoding DUF503 domain-containing protein, with protein MIGVVHCECFLPDCYSLKEKRSILQSLITRVRRLNVSISEMDHQDVWQRTSLSVCCINKTRKVIEKELEHALKMIDGSAGLECHSVQYEWL; from the coding sequence ATGATCGGCGTCGTCCATTGTGAATGCTTCTTGCCGGATTGCTATTCCTTAAAAGAAAAACGCTCAATCTTGCAAAGTCTTATTACCCGGGTGCGCCGTTTAAATGTCTCCATTTCGGAAATGGACCATCAAGATGTATGGCAGCGTACATCCCTTTCTGTTTGCTGTATTAATAAGACCCGCAAGGTGATTGAGAAAGAGCTCGAGCATGCCCTTAAGATGATCGACGGCAGCGCAGGATTGGAATGCCATTCGGTTCAGTATGAATGGCTGTAG